The following are from one region of the Nocardioides marmotae genome:
- the mqo gene encoding malate dehydrogenase (quinone) gives MSGPDHDGPRAGAAYDALLVGGGIMSATLATLLHHVEPTWRIGIVERLDELAQESSGPWNNAGTGHAALCELNYSPQLPDGTVDVSKALDVNEQFQVSRQLWAFLVENGALPDPSTFVRPTPHLSFVWGAENVEYLRRRYDALISHPLFAGMEFTTDPEVIAGWAPLLMDGRDRSEPVAATRALGGTDVDFGSLTRQLITGLADSGAVELLTGIEVRGLRRTPEGWHVTGQGGFAADARFVFVGAGGQALTLLQRSKIEEIRGFGGFPVSGEFWRTTDPELVARHQAKVYGKAAVGAPPMSVPHLDTRVVDGAPSLMFGPYAGFSPRFLKHGSLFDLLRSVRLHNLRPMLQAGLRNLGLVVYLVKELIAGRDRQLRELQTFFPAATADKWEKITAGQRVQVIKDVPGKGGVLQFGTEVITARDGSIAGLLGASPGASTAVPAMLDVMARCFPDRMEDWRPALEKAIPSYGRRLGDDPELARTVLAQTAYSLDLEPASR, from the coding sequence GTGAGCGGTCCCGACCACGACGGACCCCGGGCCGGAGCGGCGTACGACGCGCTGCTCGTCGGCGGCGGGATCATGTCCGCCACGCTCGCCACCCTCCTCCACCACGTCGAGCCGACGTGGCGGATCGGCATCGTCGAGCGCCTCGACGAGCTGGCCCAGGAGTCCTCCGGCCCCTGGAACAACGCCGGGACCGGCCACGCCGCGCTGTGCGAGCTCAACTACTCCCCGCAGCTGCCCGACGGCACGGTCGACGTCAGCAAGGCTCTCGACGTCAACGAGCAGTTCCAGGTGTCGCGCCAGCTGTGGGCGTTCCTCGTCGAGAACGGCGCGCTGCCGGACCCCTCGACCTTCGTCCGCCCCACGCCGCACCTCTCGTTCGTGTGGGGCGCGGAGAACGTCGAGTACCTCCGCCGCCGCTACGACGCGCTGATCTCCCACCCGCTCTTCGCCGGCATGGAGTTCACCACCGACCCCGAGGTCATCGCCGGGTGGGCCCCGCTGCTCATGGACGGCCGGGACCGCTCCGAGCCGGTCGCGGCGACCCGAGCACTCGGCGGCACCGACGTCGACTTCGGCTCGCTGACCCGCCAGCTCATCACCGGACTCGCCGACAGCGGCGCCGTCGAGCTGTTGACCGGCATCGAGGTGCGCGGCCTGCGCCGTACCCCCGAGGGCTGGCACGTCACCGGTCAGGGCGGCTTCGCGGCAGACGCGCGCTTCGTCTTCGTCGGCGCCGGCGGCCAGGCGCTCACCCTGCTCCAGCGCTCGAAGATCGAGGAGATCCGCGGCTTCGGCGGCTTCCCGGTCAGTGGCGAGTTCTGGCGCACCACCGACCCCGAGCTGGTGGCCCGCCACCAGGCGAAGGTCTACGGCAAGGCCGCCGTCGGCGCGCCGCCGATGTCGGTGCCCCACCTCGACACCCGCGTCGTCGACGGCGCCCCCAGCCTGATGTTCGGCCCGTACGCCGGCTTCAGCCCGCGCTTCCTCAAGCACGGCTCGCTCTTCGACCTGCTCCGCTCGGTGCGGCTGCACAACCTGCGCCCGATGCTCCAGGCCGGCCTGCGCAACCTCGGCCTCGTGGTCTACCTGGTCAAGGAGCTGATCGCCGGCCGCGACCGGCAGCTGCGCGAGCTCCAGACGTTCTTCCCCGCCGCGACCGCGGACAAGTGGGAGAAGATCACCGCCGGCCAGCGCGTGCAGGTGATCAAGGACGTCCCCGGCAAGGGCGGCGTGCTCCAGTTCGGCACCGAGGTGATCACCGCCCGCGACGGCAGCATCGCCGGCCTGCTCGGCGCCTCGCCGGGCGCGTCGACCGCCGTCCCCGCGATGCTCGACGTGATGGCGCGCTGCTTCCCCGACCGGATGGAGGACTGGCGTCCCGCGCTGGAGAAGGCCATCCCCAGCTACGGCCGTCGCCTCGGCGACGACCCCGAGCTCGCCCGCACGGTGCTCGCCCAGACCGCCTACTCCCTCGACCTGGAGCCGGCTTCGCGCTGA
- a CDS encoding sensor histidine kinase translates to MTHPALQPLPARAAPTPEGAVAARQILDGRRPIQDAFEVAGEYLLSLPRTDSVTISLTTFAPAESHLWTALGGRAWLREWRRPDGRVRSTPPTGSGPDAALMMPWMSQYVRQGVAALADVADLPPEAAQDARELASGHVEAVVGAPLIVGETMVGSMSTISGTAGRWPDDHLADFQLLHGALTARMTIEQERRSLHEAVTMGEQARASQQEFFAALGHELRTPIAAITAYAEVLGDEARAVAGSADPALAAGLAGMVMRDSGVILRASDQLLAVVEDLLSTGRLAADARTAEDVDVADAVRDVLHWHRATAEPTGITVTNRVPAGAVVRARPSAFRQALTNLVGNAIVHNVPGGTVEVTVEPLRGEHGEARLRTSVRDSGPGLDREQLTAAFEPFVRYAGDQTPGTGLGLSLTRTLVERDGGTLGATSSPGAGSVFWIDLPAA, encoded by the coding sequence GTGACCCACCCAGCACTGCAGCCCCTGCCCGCGCGCGCAGCCCCGACGCCGGAGGGAGCCGTCGCCGCTCGCCAGATCCTCGATGGGCGCCGCCCCATCCAGGACGCGTTCGAGGTGGCGGGTGAGTACCTGCTCTCCCTCCCCCGGACCGATTCCGTGACGATCTCGCTGACCACCTTCGCGCCGGCCGAGAGCCACCTGTGGACCGCGCTGGGCGGTCGGGCCTGGCTGCGCGAGTGGCGTCGACCGGACGGCAGGGTGCGGTCCACACCGCCGACGGGGTCGGGCCCCGACGCCGCGTTGATGATGCCGTGGATGTCGCAGTACGTCCGACAGGGCGTCGCCGCCCTCGCCGATGTCGCGGACCTGCCCCCGGAGGCCGCGCAGGACGCCCGCGAGCTGGCCAGCGGCCATGTGGAGGCGGTCGTGGGGGCGCCGCTGATCGTCGGCGAGACCATGGTCGGCTCCATGTCCACCATCAGCGGCACCGCCGGCAGGTGGCCCGACGACCACCTCGCGGACTTCCAGCTCCTGCACGGCGCACTCACCGCCCGGATGACCATCGAGCAGGAGCGCCGGTCGCTCCACGAGGCCGTGACCATGGGCGAGCAGGCGCGGGCCAGCCAGCAGGAGTTCTTCGCCGCGCTCGGGCACGAGCTGCGCACGCCGATCGCCGCGATCACGGCGTACGCGGAGGTGCTCGGTGACGAGGCCCGGGCCGTCGCCGGCTCCGCCGACCCCGCCCTCGCCGCCGGCCTGGCCGGGATGGTGATGCGCGACAGCGGCGTCATCCTGCGGGCCAGCGACCAGCTGCTCGCCGTCGTCGAGGACCTGCTGAGCACCGGTCGGCTCGCCGCCGACGCGCGCACCGCCGAGGACGTCGACGTCGCCGACGCGGTCCGCGACGTCCTGCACTGGCACCGCGCCACGGCGGAGCCGACCGGCATCACCGTGACCAACCGCGTCCCCGCGGGCGCGGTCGTGCGGGCCCGGCCCTCGGCCTTCCGGCAGGCGCTGACCAACCTGGTCGGCAACGCGATCGTGCACAACGTCCCGGGCGGCACCGTGGAGGTGACGGTCGAGCCACTGCGGGGCGAGCACGGCGAGGCCCGGCTGCGCACCAGCGTCCGCGACAGCGGGCCCGGGCTCGACCGCGAGCAGCTGACTGCCGCGTTCGAGCCGTTCGTGCGGTACGCCGGCGACCAGACGCCCGGCACAGGGCTCGGCCTGTCGCTGACCCGCACGCTCGTCGAGCGCGACGGCGGCACGCTCGGGGCGACCTCGTCCCCCGGCGCCGGATCGGTCTTCTGGATCGACCTCCCGGCCGCCTGA